One stretch of Methanobacterium sp. DNA includes these proteins:
- a CDS encoding translation initiation factor IF-2 subunit gamma → MKVQSEINIGLVGHVDHGKTTLTKALSGIWTDTHSEETKRGISIRLGYADITFRQCTECPAPQCYTTALVCEHCGKETETLRKVSFVDSPGHETLMATMLSGAAIMDGAVLVIAANEPCPQPQTKEHLMALDVIGVKEVIVVQNKIDIVSKERAIESYNEIKEFVRGTCAEDAPIIPISAQQGANVDILIEMIQERIKTPERLLDKPARMYVARSFDINKPGCSPANISGGVIGGSLVQGKLKIGDEIEIMPGIQIKKRGKASWISLKSEIVGLIAAGESVDEVGPGGLIGVGTKLDPALTKADSLSGSVAGEPDTLPPMLLDFTMNTHLLERVVGTKEEREVEPIKSSEPLMINIGTATTIGVVTSARGNNVDVKLKLPVCAEEGQRVALSRRVGARWRLIGYGIIE, encoded by the coding sequence GTGAAAGTACAATCTGAAATAAATATAGGGCTTGTAGGTCATGTTGATCATGGTAAAACTACATTAACAAAGGCCCTATCTGGCATATGGACAGATACTCATAGTGAAGAGACAAAGAGGGGAATTTCAATAAGGTTAGGTTATGCAGATATAACTTTCAGACAGTGCACTGAATGTCCTGCCCCTCAATGTTATACCACCGCACTTGTATGTGAACACTGCGGTAAGGAAACAGAAACTTTAAGAAAAGTTTCCTTTGTGGATTCTCCTGGACACGAAACACTTATGGCCACAATGTTATCTGGTGCTGCAATAATGGACGGCGCTGTACTGGTAATAGCGGCCAATGAGCCATGTCCACAGCCCCAAACTAAGGAACATCTTATGGCTCTTGATGTTATCGGGGTCAAGGAAGTTATTGTGGTTCAAAATAAAATTGACATAGTATCAAAAGAAAGAGCTATAGAAAGTTACAACGAGATTAAAGAGTTTGTAAGGGGTACATGTGCAGAAGACGCACCCATAATACCGATATCAGCTCAGCAAGGTGCAAATGTGGATATTTTGATTGAAATGATTCAGGAAAGAATTAAAACTCCTGAAAGGTTGCTTGACAAACCCGCAAGGATGTACGTTGCAAGATCATTTGATATAAATAAACCGGGATGCTCTCCAGCAAATATCTCTGGAGGAGTAATAGGTGGTTCTCTTGTTCAGGGAAAACTTAAAATCGGTGATGAAATCGAGATAATGCCCGGAATTCAAATTAAAAAGAGGGGTAAAGCCTCATGGATTAGTTTGAAATCGGAAATCGTTGGTTTAATTGCAGCAGGAGAGTCTGTTGATGAAGTAGGGCCTGGAGGACTTATTGGTGTGGGTACAAAACTTGATCCTGCATTAACTAAAGCAGATTCATTATCAGGATCTGTTGCTGGAGAGCCAGATACGCTACCTCCAATGTTGCTTGATTTCACAATGAATACACATCTCCTTGAAAGAGTTGTTGGAACAAAAGAAGAAAGAGAAGTTGAACCAATAAAATCATCAGAACCTCTAATGATTAACATAGGAACTGCCACGACTATAGGCGTTGTAACAAGTGCCAGAGGAAATAATGTGGATGTAAAGCTCAAATTACCTGTTTGCGCTGAAGAAGGCCAGAGAGTAGCCTTAAGTAGACGAGTAGGTGCAAGATGGAGGTTAATTGGATATGGTATCATTGAATAA